One genomic region from Phocoena sinus isolate mPhoSin1 chromosome 3, mPhoSin1.pri, whole genome shotgun sequence encodes:
- the PDCD6 gene encoding LOW QUALITY PROTEIN: programmed cell death protein 6 (The sequence of the model RefSeq protein was modified relative to this genomic sequence to represent the inferred CDS: deleted 2 bases in 2 codons) has product MAAYPYRPGPGAGPSAGAALPDQSFLWNVFQRVDKDRSGVISDNELQQALSNGTWTPFNPVTVRSIISMFDRENKAGVNFSEFTGVWKYITDWQNVFRTYDRDNSGMIDKNELKQALSGYRLSDQFHDTLIRKFDRQGRGQIAFDDFIQGCIVLQRLTDIFRRYDTDQDGWIQVSYEQYLSMVFSIV; this is encoded by the exons ATGGCCGCCTACCCGTACCGCCCGGGCCCCGGGGCTGGCCCTTCCGCGGGCGCCGCGCTGCCGGACCAGAGCTTCCTGTGGAACGTCTTCCAGAG GGTCGACAAAGACAGGAGCGGTGTGATATCGGACAACGAACTCCAACAAGCGCTATCCAATG GCACCTGGACTCCGTTTAATCCAGTGACTGTCCGGTCAATCATAT CCATGTTTGACAGAGAGAACAAGGCCGGCGTG AACTTCAGCGAGTTCACTGGCGTCTGGAAGTACATCACGGACTGGCAGAACGTCTTCCGCACCTACGACAGGGACAACTCGGGCATGATCGACAAGAACGAGCTCAAGCAAGCCCTCTCAG GGTACCGGCTCTCTGACCAGTTTCACGACACCCTCATTCGGAAGTTCGACAGG CAAGGACGGGGGCAGATCGCCTTTGACGACTTCATCCAGGGCTGCATCGTCTTGCAG AGGTTGACAGATATATTCAGACGCTATGACACGGACCAGGACGGCTGGATTCAGGTGTCATACGAGCAGTATCTTTCCATGGTCTTCAGCATCGTATGA